The following coding sequences lie in one Rutidosis leptorrhynchoides isolate AG116_Rl617_1_P2 chromosome 4, CSIRO_AGI_Rlap_v1, whole genome shotgun sequence genomic window:
- the LOC139843893 gene encoding peptidyl-prolyl cis-trans isomerase CYP22, whose translation MASGGITAAAAAGGGGGGVEWHQRPPNAKNPIVFFDIIIGTIPAGRIKMELFADIAPKTAENFRQFCTGEYRKAGLPVGYKGCQFHRIIKDFMIQAGDFLKGDGSGCVSIYGSKFEDENFIAKHTGPGLLSMANSGPNSNGCQFFLTCAKCDWLDNKHVVFGRVLGDGLLVVRKIENVATGPNNRPKLPCIIAECGEM comes from the exons ATGGCGAGCGGTGGaataacagcagcagcagcagccggaggaggaggaggaggagttgAATGGCATCAGAGACCACCAAATGCCAAAAATCCAATCGTGTTCTTCGATATCATAATCGGTACCATACCTGCTGGTCGTATTAAGATGGAACTTTTTGCTGATATCGCTCCTAAAACTGCCGAAAATTTCCGTCAGTTTTGTACCGGAGAATATag AAAAGCTGGACTACCTGTTGGATACAAAGGTTGTCAATTTCATAGGATCATCAAGGATTTTATGATTCAAGCTGGTGATTTTCTCAag GGAGATGGTAGTGGATGTGTATCCATTTATGGAAGTAAGTTCGAGGATGAAAATTTCATCGCTAAGCATACTGGACCTGGTCTTCTGTCAATG GCCAACAGTGGACCAAATTCTAATGGGTGTCAG TTTTTTCTCACTTGTGCCAAATGTGATTGGCTTGACAATAAGCATGTGGTATTCGGG AGAGTTCTTGGAGATGGTCTATTGGTGGTGAGGAAGATTGAGAATGTGGCTACAGGACCAAACAATCGGCCCAAATTGCCCTGCATTATTGCAGAATGCGGAGAGATGTGA